A window of the Salvelinus fontinalis isolate EN_2023a chromosome 26, ASM2944872v1, whole genome shotgun sequence genome harbors these coding sequences:
- the LOC129824170 gene encoding 5-beta-cholestane-3-alpha,7-alpha-diol 12-alpha-hydroxylase-like: MGFLLLILLALLASVLGGFYLLGAVRQRRPGEPPLDRGPIPWLGHVLEFRRDTAKFLERMKGKHGDIFTVQLGGFYFTFLMDPRSFGTIVKEARTKLDFSKFAQHLVQKVFGYHSDHRFPQMSSNKHLMGDGLVVMTQAMMSNLQNLMLHSVGTGENNDMPWNEDGLFNYSYNIVFRAGYLALFGNETPKPTESIEKAREVDRVESQELFLEFRKYDQLFPNLAYGVLPPGEKREAERLKRLFWNMLSVQKVRTKENISVWVREQQQDREEHGMEDFMQDRYMFLLLWASQGNTGPAAFWLLFYLMKHPDAMRAVQGEVEEVLKETGQEVKHEGPFINLTQDMLQKTPILDSAVEETLRLTSAPVLTRAVLQDMSLKMADGNEYRIREGDRVALFPYTAVQMDPEVHPDPLTYKYDRFLTADGGKKTDFYKGGKKIKYYNMPWGAGITMCPGRFFATNELKQFVFLMLTYFDFELKNPDEKIPDIDTKRWGFGSMHPTRDIQFRYRLRF; this comes from the coding sequence ATGGGCTTTCTGCTGCTGATCCTTCTGGCTCTGCTAGCCTCTGTCCTGGGGGGCTTCTACCTCCTGGGGGCTGTCAGGCAGCGTCGACCCGGGGAACCCCCCCTGGACCGGGGCCCCATCCCCTGGCTGGGCCATGTCCTTGAGTTCCGCAGGGACACAGCGAAGTTCCTGGAGAGGATGAAGGGGAAGCATGGGGATATTTTCACCGTGCAGCTGGGAGGATTCTACTTCACATTCCTTATGGACCCTCGGTCCTTCGGGACGATTGTGAAGGAGGCCCGCACCAAACTGGACTTCAGCAAGTTTGCACAGCATCTGGTGCAGAAAGTGTTTGGTTACCACTCTGACCACAGGTTTCCTCAGATGTCCAGCAACAAGCACCTGATGGGGGACGGTTTAGTGGTCATGACACAGGCTATGATGAGCAACCTACAGAATCTGATGCTGCACAGTGTAGGGACGGGGGAAAATAACGATATGCCCTGGAATGAGGACGGTCTGTTCAACTACAGCTACAACATTGTCTTCAGGGCAGGTTACCTGGCTCTGTTCGGTAATGAGACACCAAAACCCACAGAGAGCATAGAGAAAGCCAGAGAGGTCGACAGAGTGGAGTCCCAGGAGCTCTTCCTTGAGTTCCGTAAGTATGACCAGCTCTTCCCCAATCTGGCCTATGGGGTCTTGCCtccaggggagaagagagaggcggagaggctGAAGAGGCTGTTCTGGAACATGCTGTCAGTgcagaaggtgaggaccaaggagAACATCAGTGTCTGGGTGCGCGAGCAGCAGCAGGATAGGGAGGAGCACGGTATGGAAGACTTCATGCAGGACAGGTACATGTTTCTTCTCCTTTGGGCCTCACAGGGCAACACAGGCCCTGCTGCCTTCTGGCTGCTCTTCTACCTCATGAAGCACCCAGACGCCATGAGGGCCGTGCAGGGGGAAGTGGAGGAGGTGCTTAAGGAGACGGGCCAGGAGGTGAAGCACGAAGGCCCTTTCATCAACCTGACCCAGGACATGCTGCAAAAGACGCCCATCTTGGACAGTGCCGTGGAGGAGACACTCCGCCTCACCTCCGCCCCCGTACTAACCAGGGCCGTGCTCCAGGACATGTCCCTGAAGATGGCAGACGGAAACGAGTACCGCatcagagaaggagacagagtaGCCCTGTTTCCTTACACTGCTGTCCAGATGGACCCGGAAGTCCACCCCGACCCACTCACCTACAAGTATGACCGCTTCCTGACTGCAGATGGGGGTAAAAAGACTGACTTTTACAAAGGTGGGAAAAAAATTAAATACTACAACATGCCGTGGGGTGCTGGGATCACTATGTGCCCAGGACGCTTCTTCGCCACCAACGAGTTGAAGCAGTTTGTCTTCCTCATGCTCACATACTTTGATTTTGAGCTCAAGAACCCAGATGAAAAGATACCTGATATTGACACCAAGCGCTGGGGCTTTGGGTCCATGCATCCAACCAGAGACATCCAGTTTAGATACAGACTCAGGTTTTAA